The following coding sequences are from one Archocentrus centrarchus isolate MPI-CPG fArcCen1 chromosome 4, fArcCen1, whole genome shotgun sequence window:
- the traf3ip2l gene encoding adapter protein CIKS produces the protein MSEGKGPMMLPTSVHLASATNSHISHLSSHRNTPEEDDETMSTELRDASILSKPESSSDLLDRHLLPDHNGSLFSRQSPDTEQEHKHIRALPQSSFCSSQPPHSLPAGYSPPTPFPSQAYGSWLHPSFASSWSGYPNSLPSCLSQKDNSSCSGESCLSRYKFLSLPSTQSTSLGSLEQPLSLRSNPPSANLYHHTLSPYSCAPQGLGCCAQCPADTFSRGAAGNKHPWPEFHPANGPFPAGGFTQIDHNAPAKEKWPPCSAPLSLEQRRVFVTYEADNDKHVNEIINFVALLRHNGFDTHIDIFEQQFRSISKIDFMERYLSEKEYLIIIIISPKYYETVTASPVGLENDERTFNTVYIHKQLQNEFIQNGSKNFRFIPILFPGAKKCHVPNWLQNTHVYGWPRDRDDILRRLMRVEKYNPPPIGELPTIVSIPI, from the exons ATGTCAGAAGGAAAAGGCCCAATGATGCTGCCCACGTCGGTCCACTTGGCTTCAGCAACTAATAG TCACATCAGCCACCTGAGCAGCCACCGCAACACACCTGAAGAAGACGATGAAACCATGAGCACAGAGCTGAGAGACGCCAGCATCCTTTCCAAACCGGAGTCCTCCTCTGACCTTTTGGACCGCCACCTTCTTCCAGACCACAATGGCTCCCTGTTCAGCAGGCAGAGTCCGGACACGGAGCAAGAGCACAAGCACATCAGGGCCCTCCCCCAGTCCAGCTTCTGCTCATCACAACCCCCTCACAGTTTGCCAGCTGGGTACAGCCCGCCAACTCCTTTCCCAAGCCAGGCCTACGGCAGCTGGCTCCACCCGAGTTTTGCTAGCAGCTGGTCGGGGTATCCCAACAGCCTGCCTTCCTGTCTGAGCCAGAAGGATAACTCCAGCTGTTCTGGAGAGAGCTGCCTCTCCAGATACAAGTTCCTATCCCTCCCCAGCACTCAAAGCACCAGCCTGGGCAGCTTAGAGCAGCCTCTCTCTCTGCGCTCCAACCCCCCTTCAGCCAACCTCTACCACCACACGCTGTCTCCATACTCGTGTGCGCCACAGGGGCTCGGCTGCTGTGCTCAGTGTCCCGCAGACACCTTCAGCAGGGGGGCAGCGGGCAACAAGCACCCCTGGCCTGAGTTTCATCCAGCAAACGGCCCATTTCCTGCAGGTGGATTCACACAGAT TGACCACAATGCACCAGCCAAAGAGAAGTGGCCTCCTTGCAGCGCCCCGCTGTCTCTGGAGCAGA GGCGTGTCTTTGTCACTTATGAAGCCGACAACGACAAACACGTCAATGAGATCATCAACTTTGTGGCTCTGCTGCGGCACAATGGCTTTGACACGCAC aTTGATATTTTTGAGCAGCAGTTCAGAAGCATAAGCAAGATTGACTTCATGGAGCGGTACCTGAGTGAG AAAGAGTacctgatcatcatcatcatcagcccCAAGTACTACGAGACGGTGACGGCCTCCCCTGTTGGGCTGGAGAATGACGAGAGGACCTTCAACACAGTTTACATACATAAACAg CTCCAGAATGAATTCATCCAGAATGGAAGCAAGAATTTCAGGTTCATTCCCATTCTGTTCCCCGGGgctaaaaag tGTCACGTCCCTAATTGGCTCCAGAACACACATGTATACGGATGGCCACGTGATCGGGATGACATCCTGCGGCGGCTCATGAGGGTCGAGAAGTACAACCCACCACCCATCGGGGAGCTTCCGACCATCGTTTCCATCCCCATTTAG